The Martelella sp. AD-3 genome includes a region encoding these proteins:
- the xdhC gene encoding xanthine dehydrogenase accessory protein XdhC, whose product MATFRRFLEDHPASFIVTVAEIRGSTPREEGAVMAVSANRTCGTIGGGQLEYIAIDHARRLLKGHDAPLRLDIALGPEIGQCCGGRAVLAFEITDDGTVESLLTSLAEKAASYPSVYIFGGGHVGAALAAALAPLPFKTSVIETRPDMDGPLPETVELRLSPMPEAEVARMPAGSAAVILTHDHALDFLIATEALKRDDLAYCGMIGSKTKRATFFNHARREGLSETALSRLTMPIGAGVADKRPAVIAALVASELIHVISAAKAGTLPAERAKT is encoded by the coding sequence ATCGCGACATTCCGGCGTTTCCTCGAAGACCATCCGGCCTCTTTCATTGTCACGGTGGCCGAGATCAGGGGCTCGACGCCGCGCGAGGAAGGCGCGGTGATGGCCGTGTCCGCAAACCGGACCTGCGGGACGATCGGCGGCGGCCAGCTCGAATATATCGCGATCGACCATGCCCGGCGTCTGCTGAAAGGGCATGACGCACCGCTGCGGCTCGATATTGCGCTCGGCCCAGAAATCGGCCAGTGCTGCGGCGGGCGCGCGGTTCTTGCCTTCGAGATAACGGATGACGGAACGGTCGAGAGTCTGCTGACCTCGCTTGCGGAAAAAGCGGCATCCTATCCCTCGGTCTATATTTTCGGCGGCGGTCACGTGGGCGCGGCTCTGGCGGCGGCGCTGGCGCCGCTTCCCTTCAAGACGAGCGTGATCGAGACCCGCCCGGACATGGATGGTCCGCTTCCCGAAACCGTGGAACTCCGTCTGTCGCCAATGCCGGAGGCCGAGGTCGCGCGCATGCCGGCCGGCAGCGCCGCCGTCATCCTCACCCATGACCATGCGCTCGATTTCCTGATCGCCACGGAAGCGCTGAAACGGGACGATCTTGCCTATTGCGGCATGATCGGCTCGAAAACCAAGCGCGCCACGTTTTTCAACCACGCACGCAGGGAAGGCCTGAGCGAAACCGCGCTTTCCCGGCTCACCATGCCGATCGGCGCCGGGGTCGCCGACAAGCGGCCGGCGGTGATTGCCGCCTTGGTTGCAAGCGAACTTATCCACGTCATTTCTGCCGCAAAAGCGGGCACGCTGCCCGCGGAACGGGCAAAGACCTGA
- a CDS encoding urate hydroxylase PuuD, producing the protein MFELAIIWEWAQFTVRWLHVITAIAWIGSSFYFIALDLGLVARPGLPEGVSGEEWQVHGGGFYNIQKYMVAPAHMPEHLIWFKWESYFTWMSGFLMLALVYYGGADLFLVNRSVLDVSAPVAILISLASLSIGWLFYHYLCKSPLGKHTIGLMLLLYVLLVFMAWGYSHLFTGRAAFLHMGAFTATIMTANVFFVIIPNQKIVVADLKAGKTPDPKLGKEAKQRSLHNNYLTLPVIFFMLSNHYPLAFATTYSWIIASLVFLMGVTIRHYFNTVHARKGEPNWTWLLTAIIFIVIMWLSTSPQFFKSENSDMAVAPAFEKFAEDAHFAAAKEVVSTRCSMCHMAEPVYEGIHRPPLNVRFETDAEIAARANQIYLQAGRSHAMPPGNVTSMTDDERQKLVAWYRSSTSGKKAE; encoded by the coding sequence ATGTTTGAACTCGCCATCATCTGGGAATGGGCGCAATTCACCGTGCGCTGGCTGCATGTCATCACCGCCATCGCCTGGATCGGCTCTTCCTTTTATTTCATCGCGCTCGATCTCGGTCTGGTCGCCCGTCCTGGGCTGCCGGAAGGCGTTTCCGGCGAGGAATGGCAGGTCCATGGCGGCGGGTTCTACAATATACAGAAATACATGGTCGCGCCGGCGCATATGCCGGAGCACCTGATCTGGTTCAAGTGGGAATCCTATTTCACCTGGATGTCCGGCTTCCTGATGCTGGCGCTGGTCTATTACGGCGGCGCGGACCTGTTCCTGGTCAATCGCAGCGTGCTCGACGTCTCCGCCCCGGTCGCGATCCTGATCTCGCTGGCATCGCTGTCGATCGGCTGGCTGTTCTACCACTATCTCTGCAAGTCCCCGCTCGGCAAGCACACGATCGGGCTGATGCTGCTGCTCTACGTGCTGCTGGTGTTCATGGCCTGGGGCTACTCGCACCTCTTCACCGGCCGCGCCGCCTTCCTGCACATGGGCGCGTTCACCGCGACGATCATGACCGCCAATGTGTTCTTCGTGATCATCCCCAACCAGAAGATCGTGGTGGCCGACCTGAAGGCCGGAAAGACGCCCGATCCGAAGCTCGGCAAGGAGGCCAAGCAGCGCTCGCTCCACAACAACTACCTGACGCTGCCGGTCATCTTCTTCATGCTGTCGAACCACTATCCGCTGGCGTTCGCGACCACATACAGCTGGATCATCGCCTCGCTGGTATTCCTGATGGGCGTGACCATAAGGCACTATTTCAACACCGTGCATGCCCGCAAGGGCGAGCCGAACTGGACCTGGCTGCTGACGGCGATCATCTTCATCGTGATCATGTGGCTCTCCACCTCGCCGCAGTTCTTCAAGTCGGAAAATTCCGACATGGCGGTGGCCCCCGCCTTCGAGAAGTTTGCCGAGGACGCGCATTTCGCCGCCGCGAAGGAAGTCGTCTCGACTCGCTGTTCGATGTGCCACATGGCAGAACCCGTCTATGAGGGCATTCACCGTCCGCCGCTGAACGTGCGCTTCGAGACCGACGCCGAAATCGCCGCGCGCGCGAACCAGATTTACTTGCAGGCCGGCCGCAGCCATGCCATGCCGCCCGGCAATGTCACCAGCATGACGGATGACGAGCGACAAAAACTGGTGGCCTGGTACAGGTCCAGCACCAGCGGAAAGAAGGCTGAATGA